The DNA region caaaaaagagaacaagggcACAAGatatgatgagtactgggtgttatatgcaactaatgaattgttgaacactacaacaaaaacttataatttactatatgttggctaactgatataatgaaaaatttttaaaaaatcaacacagaaatctgttgcatttctatacatcagtaacaaagcagcagaaggaacaatcaaggaattgatcccatttataattgcaccaaaaccataagatagctggaaataaacctaactgaagaggtaaaggatctgtactctgaaaactatagaacacttatgaaagaaatcgaagaggacacaaagaaatggaaaagcattccatgcttatggattggaagaacaaacattgtttttgttttgttttgtttttttgtcttttttgtctgttttagtaTTTcacttttgttaatatttatttaatgtggtTTTAAGTGGTGGTGGTaaagagaagacattttatttattttttataataatttttattttgttgtgttagtcaccatatagtatatctttagtttttgatgtaatgttccatgattcattacttgcgtattacacccagtgcaccatgcaatacgtgccctcctttacacccatcaccagcctatcccattcccccaactgcctcccctctgaagccctcagcttgtttcccagagtccacagtctctcatgcttcatttgtTAAAAGGTCtatatacccaaagaaatctacacatttaatgcaatccttatcaaattaccatcaacatttttcatcaAGCAGAAACAAACTATCCCAAAATatgtttggaaccacaaaaggccctgaatagccaaagcaatcctgaaaaagaaaagcaaagctggaggcatcatgattcagAGATGTAGTAATTAAGACAGAATGGTAccgacacaaaaacagacacatagatcaatggaacagaatagaaaacccaaaaatggacATACAACTACATGgttaatctttggcaaagcaggaagaaaatccaaaggaaaaaaaaaagatagtctctttaagaaattgtgtttggaaaactgaacagcaacctgcagaagaaagaaactggaccactttcttacaccatatacacaaataaattcatattggatgaaagacctaattcAGTGATAAAACATAGAAGACTCTAACCAACCCTTCACCTCAATGGGTGAATAAAGCCCCTCAGTTGTGGACACTAATCTTCCATGTTTCAATAAGTAAACGCACAGTATGaactatacatttattttttcccctcagagtatttatttatttatttatttattcttttaatattttttttattatattatgttagtcaccatacagtacattcctagtttttgatgtacagttccatgattcattagttgcgtataacacccagtgcaccatgcaatacgtgccctccttaatacagatcacgggcctatcccagtcccccacccccctctcctctgaagccctcagtttgtttcccagagtccatagtctctcatggttcattcccccttctgtttgaacaatatgtttttttaagaaaagaaagaactatttTGAGTAGTAATAAAATGcatgttttgaaattttgcttGGTCATATTTATGGTCATTTGGCACTAAGACCATATCAGGTGGATCTGTTTATTCAAATTTGTCTTTCCATGGAGACTCCACTGGGAGAGCGATGTTTGCTAATCAGTCCTTGCCAGGGGCTGTGGAAGCTTTTTTCCTGGAGCTGACTCAAGAGTGTAAAAgcaggagaccagttaggaagcaCAGGAGGATGTTTATGGAATAAGTGCCTGACATGAAGCTTTGGATTTCTgaggcatccatttcaaagaCAACCATGGTGAATAAACACATTGTCAATTGGGACACAATTACCAGGGAAGCACTCAGCCTGCTCAAGCCATGAAGTACGACCTCAGAAAGCCCTGGGTCACCTCCATGCGGACACATGAGTGACCCTGCTTTCCCCTTCAGCATCCAATTTCTGCTCATTTAAATTCTCCAATAAATCCTGAACCCACAATCCCCTAACCATTCTGGCCATGGACCCTAATAAACACAGATCCTTCAGGGCAGCTcactctctccatccctcttAATGCGTCTCCCCCGTTCTGAAACCTCTCCAGAAGGCCTTAGGGCAACTCCTGTGCCCTCGAGGACCTGTTAGTACTAAACCTGGTTTTGTTAGAGTCTCTGATGGGTGCTGCTGAGGCCTGTCTTGCGATCACAATGAGAACCcaagggctggtgcagccacagcagaggctctggtcagggaagcatctgtgggAATGTCCACAAGCACAGGGCGCAGGGGGTGCCCGGGCTTTTCTAGCCTGAACATCCCTGTCAGGAGCCTGAGACTTAAAAGGAACAGTGTTAGAGTACACATTCTCAGGAAGAGGAGTGAAGGTAGTGATGTAAAAAGATGGACAGACTCTAGGTGAAAACGGGGGTTTTGTGTTTTCATCTACAATAAAGTCATGTGAAGGGCTTAGTGGCCAACTGTAGATTCTTCCATATGAAGCATACAACTCATGATTGTTCTTTTGGGAAATCTAGGGAAAAGTTACTTGGCATGGTATAAGTCATTTggaatgaaagtatttttaagaaatccaagATGTCCCATgtaagatacagagatttccagGCATTTGTGATTCAAGATTGGGGAAAACATTAGGAATATATGAAACTGGACAAAGAGTTAACTGTGTGTGTATAAGACAGAGCAGAAGCTTAATTAAGTGAATTACTTAAATGTATGGAGAAGTTGAATTCAAACAAATGGAATTTCcaggaaataaatagaaggagCAGATTCTATTTCCACAGGCTGTTTGATGAATAGCAGTTCCAGCTTTGAGGCTGTGAGCCCTGCAATCATGGGCACTTCTTCAGCCACAGGACCATTGACCTTTACATCAGTGGAACCCCAATGATTCTTTTCAGAGCTATTTTTAtatctctgttcctcaggctgtagatgaaggggttcagcatgggggtgaccaccgtgtacatcactgAGGCCACTGCACCTGCtgggagctctgggtagcagcagagctaaggtacactcctaggcttgtacaataaaataaggagacaactgagaggtgagatgcacaggtggaaaatgctttatacttgccctgagctgttGAGATCCCAAGtatggaggaaactatcttagagtaagagtaaaggatcccaGCTAGGGGACCACCACCCAGAAGCACAATTAGAAAATACATCAACATGTCATTAAGAAAGGGGTCTGAACAGGCAAGTTGGATGatctgattgagttcacagaaaaaatggggaatttccacctctgtacagaaggacagccgcAACAGCATTGAGCTCTGTAACGAGGAATTCAGAACACTgatgatccaggacaccagaaccaggagtccacagagccaggggttcatgatgaccatgtagtgcagggggtgacagatggccacaaagcggtcataggccatcacactCAGGAGTAAATTGTCCAGGCATCCAAACACAACGAAAAAAAATATCTGGCTGAGGCAGCCTTCATAGGTTACGGCcttgctctgagtctggatgttccacagcatcttggggacggttGTGGAGGTGACACATATGTCTACAagggacaggttggccaggaagaagtacatgggggtgtggaggtgggagtcagagctgacggtcaggatgaggagcaggtttccaagcacagtgatcaggtacatggagaggaaaagcccaaataggaggggctgcagttctggtttctctgaaaatcccagaagaagaaactctgaaatttGTGTATCATTTCCTGGTCCCATGGAGGTgactaccaggaaaaaaaaataacacaataatTTTTGCAAATaggcttcatttatttatttattacatttatttttttttatttgtaggtttttatttaaattccagttagttagcagaAAGTGTACTtttagttttaggtgcacaaaACAGTGATTCAATACAACCATATAACACCCGGCGCTcactacaagtgccctcctcgatctccatcacctatttcccccatcctccaccatctctcctctggtaaccaggAGTGTATCTCTGTgattgagagtctgtttcttggtttgcctctctctctttctttttccctttgcttatttgctttgtttcttaaattccacagatgactgAAATCATGTgtcacttgtctttctctgactgacttatttcacttagcacactACTCTCTAGCGccatctgtgtcattgcaaatggcaaaatttcattctcttttaggctgaatactattccattttctatgtatataccacttattctttatcctttcctctatcctggacacctgggttgcttccatggtttggctattacAGAGAATGCTGCTATAATGGGGAGCATGCATCccatttgaattagtgtttttgtattcttgggtaaatacctagcagtgcaattgctggatcatagggttgttctatttttaactttctgaggaaattccatactgttttctggagcACCTGCCCTAGTCTgaattcctaccaacagtgcaagagggttcctcttgTCCACATCCGCTCCAACAcctcttgtttcctgtgttgttaatttcagccatggtgacaggtgtgaggtgttatgtcattgcagttttgatttgtgtttccctgatgatgagagatcttgagcatcttttcacgtgtctgtagtccatctgtatgtcttctttggaaaagtgtctattcatgtcttctgcacatttcttaactggattatttgtgctttgggtgttgagtttcgaaacttctttatagattttggataataaccctttatcagatatgtcatttgcaaatatcttttcccattacTGCAggttgcactgctaggtatttacccaaaggatacaaaaatactaatcaaAGGGGttcatgcaccctgatgtttatagcagtggtATCAACAATAGCCCatctatggagagagcccaaatgtccatcaactgatgaatggataaaggagatgtggtgcatatatataaaggaataatactcagccacctaaaggaatgaaatcttgccatttacaatgacctGGATGGAGTTAGAAAGTATTATGGTAAGTTAAAttagtcagccagagaaagacaaatactatataatttcacttgtgtgtggaattttagaaacaaagcaaatgaacatagagagggaaaaaaggagagacaaaCAAGGAAGCcaacccttaactatagagaacaaactgaggggtgttggagagaggtgggtggggggatgggtgaaatagttgatgggggtgaaggagggcacttgtggtgatgagcaccaggtgttgtatggaagtgtcgaatcactaaattctacatctgacactaatatttctctgtatctttactaactggaatttaaagaaaaacatggagaaaaaagaaaagtctataCAATCCAATGATGAAGAAAGAagatagatataatttttataaaaataaaatcatgtgccATGTCAGACAGTGACAGGtggtttaaaggaaaaaaaaagtcggTATAAAAACGAGTGGATGGGGAGGGTGCTAAGTTTTAATAGGAGTTCAGGAAGACCTGcaaagaaggtgacattttaacaGAGGCTTCAAGAAAGatgaagcaggaagcaggaggatATCTGGGGGAGGTGTGTGCcctgcagggaaagcagagcaaaggccctgcagaAGGCACTTACTGCAGATCTGCAGATCTCAACATGCAGTCAGTGTGGTGAGGGAATgagcaagaggagagagaggagaggtggtggcagagaaTGTTGACGACCGAGGTGGCTTTCCTGCCACTGATGGGGCTTCAAGACACAGGGAGTCCTTCCTTTATATGGTGTTCTTTGCATTCTATTACTTGTATTCCTAGGAGTTGTGGGAATGGAGATCGATCCCTTCCTTATTTCCATTGTTGGTGAACATTCTGGCACTTAAGGGTCACATATTGGAATATATGAATTCGGGTACCATTGTCCTGAGGACTGCTcatgccccacaacacacacacacacacacacacacacacacacacactcacacactcacacacactcacacacagatgcacagagTGCATTCTGATCTCCTGGCACTGTGTTACTATCATGCTTTTCTCACCCCAGCCACAATAATGTTGAAAGAATGATAGAAGGCAAGCAGTcaagaaaacagaagggggaatgaaacatgagagactatggactctgggaaacaaactgagggcttcagaggggagggggatgggggaatgtgataggctggtgatgggtagtaaggagggcacatattgcatggtgcactgggtgttatatgcaagtaacgaatcatggaactttacatcaaaaactagggatgtactgtatggtgactaacataataaaataaaaaaatattattattaaaaaaaaagaagaaggcaaGCAGTCAACATCAGATTACCTTTACTCTGAAGACAGTGTAAATAgcacttaaattctagttagtaagCCTCCCAAGAACATGGAAACATGCACTCCACTTTATTACAATCATCTTGTGTCCTatattaaagaaacataaaaaagcaattccagaaacacagagaggaaagaaaaggacacaGGAGGGCAGAGATCTAATAAGCTCAGGTGGTCCCTGAGAGACGGTGATCAGCAGAAATCTTCCCTGGTTCTGGCAGCATTCCAGCCCCATTTCACATCCCCTGATGCCCAGAATAattaacaaagaaggaaaaaaacaacaacactgcaTCAAACAAGAAAGGAGTGATATTTTTATGATATCAAGATATTTTAGTCATTGAATATCCCTgtagaaaaatgtgcaaagggaATAAACCTGCAATTTACAACAGAAAGTACACAATATAGGATaatagaagggtttttttttttaaagatgaaataataagaGATTTTCCAAAAGATTTTAAATGCAAAACTTTTGGAATCAGACAACCAGGTTTTGAATGTCAGATCTACCACATATAAGCTGTTTGAACTTGGGAGAGACAAGCAATCCATTCCAAATGTGAATATCTTTACTGAACTAGTGGGGATAGCAGCATCTGTCTCCTAGGGTGACAGACAGCGGTCGTTAGTATGTGTAAAAAGCTTACCATATAGTTCCTTCCTGTAAGTAAATGAGTGATTATCACACAAGTGAAGAGATTTGGCTGAGTTTTTTCTTCCACCTCATAAATATTCCCATAGTTTCCACACCTCTTGGTAATGAAGCATTACAAAGTGAAGCTAGTTAGCTTACCCCTTTTTGCATATGAAACACAATTTTATGGGAATACTCACCTTGACATAAGATGCTGAGAAGTGGATGTAAATAGAgaactgctgttgcaaggaaATAGCTGCCTGCATGGGTCTGGGGCTTTCCATAAATACGGAACACGCTCAAAAACACACATCTTAGAAAGTTCACAGCTCACATCTCCAGTCCCAATACTCTGTTTTCCTGCTTCCCTTAGCTGCAAACTCCTTGGATATGTTCTAATTTCCCTGGAACCACTTTAGGTCTTCCagttccttccccctcctcatcCAACTGtgtttccattcccaccacatGTTGTCAACAGTGATGCCTGTATTGCTGAGACCAGTGGACACTTCTCTTTTGAACAcattacataaattaattaatgagTCTACCTAGTCTCAGGTGACCTCATGTAAAACTTCTCAGATTCCATTCTCTCCAGTCCTTTCCTGAAATACCTGCTGAGCTCTCAGACTCACCTGGGTGGGGTCTGTAAGATGAAGGTCTCCATCTCAAGGTCCCAATTTCTCCCTTGATGGTTGACCATCAACACACCAAAGTTCTGTTcccagacaggacagcaggaagcaGTGAAGCGTGGGTCCCCCAGCCAGACTTAGGAACCCAAAAGCAACAACCATGTCCCGGCCAGTCCAAGGATTCACATGCTGAAGTTCTGAAGCAGAGGAGATATTTACAGCTCCCTGTGTCTGCTCACTAGGTGCTGTTTCCATTGTTACTCCCTCCTCAGAGCAC from Ursus arctos isolate Adak ecotype North America unplaced genomic scaffold, UrsArc2.0 scaffold_14, whole genome shotgun sequence includes:
- the LOC123000619 gene encoding olfactory receptor 7A5-like is translated as MGPGNDTQISEFLLLGFSEKPELQPLLFGLFLSMYLITVLGNLLLILTVSSDSHLHTPMYFFLANLSLVDICVTSTTVPKMLWNIQTQSKAVTYEGCLSQIFFFVVFGCLDNLLLSVMAYDRFVAICHPLHYMVIMNPWLCGLLVLVSWIISVLNSSLQSSMLLRLSFCTEVEIPHFFCELNQIIQLACSDPFLNDMLMYFLIVLLGGGPLAGILYSYSKIVSSILGISTAQGKYKAFSTCASHLSVVSLFYCTSLGVYLSSAATQSSQQVQWPQ